In Saccharomonospora marina XMU15, one genomic interval encodes:
- a CDS encoding DUF2537 domain-containing protein, with amino-acid sequence MELLVRGERAVLTGTDDGREADPHHVALGADLAEALHEWAQVAAAVRRSGNGAGGEVVSRRGKQLAGRVAAALGVQVSYLDPVTGRALRVPPPRRRAAPAPERGEESTPWGTGLTVAAFFAVVAVVAIVALARALAQETAGWVAVAATTVVSAGLAPSLWLARSVPIVRWIALGIATGVGLSWVGVLLIVVG; translated from the coding sequence GTGGAACTGCTGGTTCGGGGCGAGCGGGCGGTGCTCACCGGCACCGACGACGGGCGCGAGGCCGATCCGCACCACGTGGCGCTGGGCGCGGACCTGGCCGAGGCATTACACGAGTGGGCACAGGTGGCCGCTGCCGTGCGCCGCAGCGGTAACGGCGCGGGTGGCGAGGTCGTATCGCGCAGGGGTAAGCAGCTCGCGGGCAGGGTGGCCGCCGCACTCGGGGTGCAGGTGAGCTACCTGGACCCGGTGACCGGGCGGGCGCTACGGGTGCCCCCGCCTCGCCGGCGGGCTGCGCCGGCGCCGGAGCGCGGCGAGGAATCGACCCCATGGGGCACCGGGCTGACCGTCGCGGCCTTCTTCGCGGTCGTGGCCGTCGTGGCGATCGTCGCGCTGGCGCGCGCGTTGGCGCAGGAGACAGCAGGCTGGGTGGCGGTCGCGGCTACCACCGTCGTCTCCGCCGGGCTGGCGCCTTCGCTGTGGCTGGCCCGGTCGGTGCCGATCGTTCGCTGGATCGCGCTGGGGATCGCTACGGGGGTGGGGCTGTCCTGGGTAGGAGTGTTGCTCATCGTGGTCGGTTGA
- a CDS encoding NAD-dependent epimerase/dehydratase family protein → MASPINDDVRNVVVTGGCGFIGRAVVAAFRRKGARVTIVDREPVTVTDEGIVAVQGDLADPEVRERAILPGTDGIIHLAAVTSVLRSVEMPSKTYSENVAITHELLELARMHGVRRFILASTNAVVGDVGEATITEDMPLAPLTPYGATKAACEMLLSGYAGAYDMATCALRFTNVYGPGMSHKDSFVPRLMRAALRDEGVRVYGDGTQRRDLVFLDDIVRAIELAWDAEHVGRAIVGAGRSVSVLELIETVREVTGCPIPVQHVPAPGGEMPAVVVDVSRSEQTIGYRPRYSLRDGLAATWQYFLDHDRQKVFE, encoded by the coding sequence ATGGCTTCGCCGATCAACGATGACGTCCGCAATGTCGTGGTAACTGGGGGCTGTGGCTTCATAGGGCGTGCTGTTGTCGCCGCGTTCAGACGGAAAGGCGCACGCGTAACCATCGTCGACCGGGAACCGGTGACGGTGACCGACGAGGGCATCGTCGCCGTCCAGGGTGACCTCGCCGACCCGGAGGTCAGGGAGCGAGCCATCCTGCCGGGCACGGACGGCATCATCCACCTCGCCGCCGTGACGTCGGTGCTGCGCTCGGTGGAGATGCCCTCCAAGACCTACTCGGAGAACGTGGCCATCACCCACGAACTGCTCGAGCTCGCCAGAATGCACGGGGTGCGCAGGTTCATCCTCGCCTCCACCAACGCCGTGGTCGGCGACGTAGGCGAGGCCACGATCACCGAGGACATGCCGCTGGCGCCACTGACGCCCTACGGGGCGACCAAGGCCGCCTGTGAGATGCTGCTCTCCGGCTACGCGGGCGCCTACGACATGGCTACGTGCGCGCTTCGCTTCACCAACGTCTACGGACCCGGGATGAGTCACAAGGACAGCTTCGTGCCTCGGCTGATGCGCGCCGCCCTGCGCGACGAAGGCGTGCGCGTCTACGGCGACGGCACCCAGCGCCGCGATCTGGTGTTTCTCGACGACATCGTGCGCGCGATCGAACTCGCCTGGGACGCCGAGCACGTCGGCAGGGCCATCGTGGGCGCGGGTAGGTCGGTTTCGGTGCTCGAACTCATCGAGACCGTCCGGGAAGTCACCGGTTGCCCGATTCCGGTGCAGCACGTTCCCGCGCCCGGTGGCGAGATGCCCGCCGTGGTCGTGGATGTCTCCCGCAGCGAGCAGACCATCGGCTACCGGCCGCGGTACAGCCTGCGCGACGGGCTGGCCGCCACCTGGCAGTACTTCCTCGACCACGACAGGCAGAAAGTGTTCGAGTGA